AGTGTATCTAAAGAATAATCCTCCAGGAAGCACCGGACTTGCTCTCTGTATTGAAAGCTGAAGCAAAGCCATTATACCACCTGTATAAATATAGAAGAATGTAAGCGACATTCTTCTTCTAAACCTTAATGCAAGTAGTAAAAAAAATTCAGAAATTAAACCGATCAGTGCAGGTTGCCAAAGATCTGCTAATCTCATTTAACCCTCCTTTAACCTCTTTTCAATAAATTTTAACTTATCTATAGATAGATTTGATATGATTCTTGTTTCCTTTAGAAGCTTTATGAAACACTCAAGAACTTCCTTATCATTCATTCCAAGTTCTTCTTTTATTTCTTTTAAACTCTTTTCTCCATCAACTTTTGCATAGAATCTGCTGCACCTGTCTCTTCCTCCACCAAATCCCAGTATGGATAAGGCGTCTCTAACAGGTTGAGGGGCTCTTCTTGGAATGATCGTGGATATATCTATCTCCTCTCTCTCACTTCTTATAAGAAGTCCAAGGGAGAGAAGTGCATAGATTGCCTTAACTGTTTTAAATTCAGATAGGGGAGATTCCTTTATAGCTTCACTTATGGTTTTTTTCTCTTTGAAGAGATTTAGTACAACCCATTCATCTGATGATAGTTTAAATTCCTTTGTTGGAGGGTTCGGATTAGTTTCAAGAAGTGTTGATGTGGGGGGAATCTTTTTGTAAAGCTCCTTTGTCTCATCACTCCTTCTTATAGCTTCGAGGATGAGTGATTCCATAGGAGTTTTTATATTTTCCTTTATATTAAGTTCCTTTGCCTCAAAATTGAAGTTTCCATCCTCAAGTGAAAGGATGGAAAACAATGCCTCCTCGCCTTTTTTGGAGTTAAATTTTGCATCCATTATTTTCCCTTTGACAATGTATACCTCTCCATTAAATTTCTCTCCTTTTGATACTCCATAGATCTTCAATATTCCGCTCTTGTTACTAAATATTAAGAGATTCAAAACCTCTGTAAGAGGAAAATCTTTAATGTTGCCCTCGATTCCCATCTCTCCTCCTAAAACTAAATCTTATATTTACTTCCATCAACTTTTATATTCCTCAATAACCTTTTCTATCTCGGGTCTAAAATTTATAATATTTGATAAAGATCTCACAAGGATAAATGAAAGAAAGAGGAACGAGAATCCAAAAATTATTGGTGATAGGTTGGGGTCTTTAATGCCAAGTATTGTCCCAAGTTTAATTCCGACATACGCACCTATAAGCATAAAAATTATTGGAAGTACATATATTACAAAGGTAACTGATAGATACTTTTTTGACGGAACATTCACTATAACAATATCTCCTTCTTTTGCATTTACGAGATTTTTTACCTTAATCTTTTTCTCTCTTTGTGCTGATAAAAGACAGTGACCTTTTAAAGAACAGGTCTCACAGTATTTCCCTCCAACCTCTACAATTGAAAAATTACCCTCAGTTTTTAAAACCTTTCCAATTTCTTTCATTTCTTTTTTCCTATTAAACCCCGGGAGGGGGTGCGATTAGATGAGCTTGAACCTGCTCCATAGCAGGTGGGATTCGCCTCTATAACCTTCCATCCCGGAAACAGTTATAGATTAAGAATCCCTTTTATCTCGGTGTTGGCCCAACCCATCCAGATCGACACAACCCTTCCCAGGGTTAACTTAATTTTATCAAACCCATAACTACTCTTCAAGATTATCTCTATTCTCCACTATCTTCGATTCCTCAAGAAGTTTTTCTGCTGTTTCAAAGTCAAGTTCGTTAACATAGAGTTCTCTTGGACCAGTGCTTCCAAGGTAGGGATTATCAAACATGTCTGGTCTCTTTATCACTACCGGTATCCCCTGTTCCTCAAGGAACTTCTCTATTAGTTCTGCAGTAAACAATGAATCCACAGCAACCAATTTTTTTAATTTCATATGTAATCTATCCCTATGAGTTCTTTTGCCTTCTTAACTGTTTCTTTTGCTATCTTTCTCGCCTTCTCTGTCCCAAAATTTATTATATCCCACAGAAGTTTCTTGTTGTTCTCAAACTTTACCCTTCTCTCTCTTAAGGGTTCAAGTTTTTTGTATATTCTATCTGCAAGCTCTTTTTTACATTGAACACAACCCCTCTTTCCTGATTCACACTCCTTTTTAATGGTATGGGCAGTTTCTGGAAACAGGGTTTTATAGTATGAAAAGACAGAGCATACATCGGGATGCCCTGGATCACCCTTTCTTATCTTTTCTGGATCTGTAACCATTCTTATTATCTTTGATTCTATCTCTTCTTTTTCATCACTTAGATTTATCTGGTTTCCAAGAGACTTACTCATCTTTCTTCCGTCAATTCCTTTTATTATAGGTGTTTCTGTTAAAAGTGGTTGTGGTTCAGGAAACAAATCTCCGTAGAGATAGTTGAATCTTCTCGCTATCTCTCGTGTTAATTCAAGGTGAGGAAGTTGATCTTTACCCACAGGTACAAATTCACCCTTTACTATTAATATATCTGCAGCTTGAAGAACAGGATAACCGAGAAGTCCATATCCCACATTCTCCTTCAAGTTGAGATCTCTAACCATCTCCTTTACCGTTGGGTTCCTTTCAAGCCATGGCATTGGAACTATCATTGAAAAGAGGAGGTGAAGTGTGGGAATTTCAGGTAGACCAGATTGAACATACAAAACAGATTTTTCTGGATCAAGACCAGCAGATAACCAATCCATTACAACTTCCTCAAGATTTGATCTGATTTCCCTTGTGCGTTCGTACTTCGTTGTTAAGGAGTGATAGTCAGCAATGAAGAAGTAGCAGTCGTACTTTTCTTGAATACTGACCCAGTTTTTCAGTGCTCCAAGATAGTTTCCAAGGTGAAGTTTTCCAGTTGGCCTCATGCCAGAAACCACTCTCTTCATTATTCCTCCTTTTTTCTAAGCTGCGGAAATAGAATAACTTCCCTTATGGAGTCTTTTCCAGTTACTATCATAACAAGTCTGTCAATTCCTATTCCAAGTCCTGCAGTGGGAGGCATACCATGTTCAAGTGCCTCTATATAATCTGCATCAAAGAAGTGCGCCTCTTCATCTCCCTTTGCCTTCTCCTTAGCCTGTGCAAGGAATCTCTCCTTTTGATCAATGGGATCGTTTAATTCTGAGAAGGCGTTTGCTATCTCCATACCTCCCACAAATACCTCAAATCTCTCCACCCAATCTGGTTCATCCTTTTTTCTCTTTGCAAGGGGAGACATCTCAACAGGAAAGTCATATATTATTGTAGGCTGGATGAGATTACCCTCCACCTTCTCTTTAAATATTTCATCAACGATGTTTTTAAAGTTTGGTTTTCTTGTTAACTCTATTCCCTCCTTCTTAAGATAAGAAAGTGCAAAGTCAATGTCTTTAAACTTCTCTATATCTTCTCCTGTTGCTTTTTCAAATAGTTCTCTGTATGTAAATCTCCTCCATGGAGGAGAGAAGTCTATCTTTTCTCCTTTAAATTCACATATATAACTTCCCTTTATTCTCTTTACAGTCTCTGATATTAGTTTCTCTGTAAGTTCCATCATATCTTTGTAATCTGCATAAGCCCAGTAGAGCTCAAGCATTGTGAATTCTGGATTGTGAACAGTTGATATTCCCTCGTTTCTGAAGTTTCTGTTTATCTCAAATATCCTTTCAAATCCCCCGACTATAAGCCTTTTTAGATAAAGTTCTGGTGCAATTCTTAAGTATAGGTTCATATCAAGGGCATTGTGATATGTCACAAATGGTTTCGCCGTTGCTCCTCCAGGGATTGGCTGAAGCATCGGTGTCTCAACCTCAATGAAACCAAAGGACTCAAGAATCTCTCTCATTGTCTTAATAAGTTTACTTCTTGTTATAAATATTTCTTTGACCTCTGGGTTTGCTATGAGATCAAGGTATCTCTTTCTATACCTTACCTCTACATCCTTTACTCCATGATACTTTTCAGGTAAAGGTCTAATAGATTTTGATAGTAGAGTTAGTTTCCTTACATTTATGGTTATCTCACCTGTGTGGGTTTTAAATACATCTCCCTCTACACCAATAAAATCTCCAGGGTCAATAAACTTTTTAAAGAATTTGTAGGTCTCCTCTCCCACATTGTCAAACCTTATGTATATTTGAAGTGTACCAGAGAAGTCCCTTATTGTGGAAAAACTTGCCTTACCATGAAGTCTCTTGGATATTACTCTACCTGCAACTTTTACAACTTTTCCTTCAAGAGAAGGATAGTTATCCTTTATCTCTTTTAAAGAGTGAGTTCTTTCAAATCTTGTCTTATATGGGTCTTCACCCAGACTCTTTAACTCTTCTAATTTCTTTAATCTAACCTCTCTCTCTTCCATTTTACTTCTCTATTGCAAGAATTCTTATAAGTATCTCTCCTTTTGGTATCTTTACCTTTACAACATTTCCTGGTTTTTTCCCAAGCAATGCCTCTCCTATTGGAGACTTATTGGAGATCATTCCCTTTTCAGGGTCTGCCTCCACACTACTTACAATCATGAAGTCCTTTATCTCACGTGTTTTTCTCTTCAAATCCTTTATTTCTATTTTCACTTTACTTCCCATTCCAACCTGTAATCTTGAGAGATTCCCTGTATCAATCACAACCGCTTTGGATAAAAGGTCTTCCAACTCAAGTATTCTTCCCTCTACAAAAGCTTGCTCTCTCTTTGCCTCTTCATATTCAGGGTTTTCTGCA
This sequence is a window from Caldisericia bacterium. Protein-coding genes within it:
- a CDS encoding DUF4388 domain-containing protein: MGIEGNIKDFPLTEVLNLLIFSNKSGILKIYGVSKGEKFNGEVYIVKGKIMDAKFNSKKGEEALFSILSLEDGNFNFEAKELNIKENIKTPMESLILEAIRRSDETKELYKKIPPTSTLLETNPNPPTKEFKLSSDEWVVLNLFKEKKTISEAIKESPLSEFKTVKAIYALLSLGLLIRSEREEIDISTIIPRRAPQPVRDALSILGFGGGRDRCSRFYAKVDGEKSLKEIKEELGMNDKEVLECFIKLLKETRIISNLSIDKLKFIEKRLKEG
- a CDS encoding SoxR reducing system RseC family protein, coding for MKEIGKVLKTEGNFSIVEVGGKYCETCSLKGHCLLSAQREKKIKVKNLVNAKEGDIVIVNVPSKKYLSVTFVIYVLPIIFMLIGAYVGIKLGTILGIKDPNLSPIIFGFSFLFLSFILVRSLSNIINFRPEIEKVIEEYKS
- a CDS encoding DUF2007 domain-containing protein produces the protein MKLKKLVAVDSLFTAELIEKFLEEQGIPVVIKRPDMFDNPYLGSTGPRELYVNELDFETAEKLLEESKIVENRDNLEE
- the trpS gene encoding tryptophan--tRNA ligase, whose amino-acid sequence is MKRVVSGMRPTGKLHLGNYLGALKNWVSIQEKYDCYFFIADYHSLTTKYERTREIRSNLEEVVMDWLSAGLDPEKSVLYVQSGLPEIPTLHLLFSMIVPMPWLERNPTVKEMVRDLNLKENVGYGLLGYPVLQAADILIVKGEFVPVGKDQLPHLELTREIARRFNYLYGDLFPEPQPLLTETPIIKGIDGRKMSKSLGNQINLSDEKEEIESKIIRMVTDPEKIRKGDPGHPDVCSVFSYYKTLFPETAHTIKKECESGKRGCVQCKKELADRIYKKLEPLRERRVKFENNKKLLWDIINFGTEKARKIAKETVKKAKELIGIDYI
- the lysS gene encoding lysine--tRNA ligase, with product MEEREVRLKKLEELKSLGEDPYKTRFERTHSLKEIKDNYPSLEGKVVKVAGRVISKRLHGKASFSTIRDFSGTLQIYIRFDNVGEETYKFFKKFIDPGDFIGVEGDVFKTHTGEITINVRKLTLLSKSIRPLPEKYHGVKDVEVRYRKRYLDLIANPEVKEIFITRSKLIKTMREILESFGFIEVETPMLQPIPGGATAKPFVTYHNALDMNLYLRIAPELYLKRLIVGGFERIFEINRNFRNEGISTVHNPEFTMLELYWAYADYKDMMELTEKLISETVKRIKGSYICEFKGEKIDFSPPWRRFTYRELFEKATGEDIEKFKDIDFALSYLKKEGIELTRKPNFKNIVDEIFKEKVEGNLIQPTIIYDFPVEMSPLAKRKKDEPDWVERFEVFVGGMEIANAFSELNDPIDQKERFLAQAKEKAKGDEEAHFFDADYIEALEHGMPPTAGLGIGIDRLVMIVTGKDSIREVILFPQLRKKEE
- the greA gene encoding transcription elongation factor GreA; the encoded protein is METKKDKVITPKRDKVYVTKEGLKRLEEELEFLRNVKRPEVSERLNAAVQSFGELAENPEYEEAKREQAFVEGRILELEDLLSKAVVIDTGNLSRLQVGMGSKVKIEIKDLKRKTREIKDFMIVSSVEADPEKGMISNKSPIGEALLGKKPGNVVKVKIPKGEILIRILAIEK